TTGTTGAAGAGTTTGTAAAAAAGGCCATATACTATGGCATTGATATTATAAGAATATTTGATGCACTTAATGACATCCGGAATATTGAAATGGCTCTAAAAATAACAAAAAAAGAAAAAGGACATGCCCAGGTTGCCATATCATACACTGTCTCACCTTATCATACTATTGAAAACTATGTAAATTTGGCAAAACAAATAGAAGAACTTGGGGCAGACTCAATTTGTATAAAAGACATGGCTGGGCTTCTCTCTCCATTTGATGCTTATAAACTTGTAAAAGCGTTAAAAGAGCAGGTAAAACTTCCTATTCATCTTCATACACACTACACCACAGGATTTGGATCAATGACATATTTGAAAGCTGTCGAAGCAGGTGTGGATGGTATTGACACGGCTTTATCTCCGCTTGCACTGGGCACATCCCAGCCTCCAACCGAAACAATTGTATATGCACTTGAAAATACAGAATATGCTCCAAAACTTGATTTAGAAAAGATCAACGAGGCAAGCGAATATTTTAAAGTACTCAGAGAAGAATATATAAGAAAAGGGCTTCTTGACCCGAAAGTATTAAGTGTTGATATAAACGCTCTTCATTATCAAATACCTGGTGGAATGCTATCAAATCTTATTTCTCAGCTAAAAGAACAAGGGCAGGAAGACAAGTTAGATGAGGTTTTAAAAGAGGTACCTGAGGTTCGAAAAGATTTTGGATATCCGCCACTTGTAACTCCTACGAGTCAAATTGTGGGAACACAAGCTGTTTTGAATGTTATAGCAGGTGAGAGATACAAACTTGTCACAAAAGAAACAAAAGCATATTTTAAAGGTGAGTATGGGAAACCTCCAGCTCCTGTGAATGAAGAGGTAAAAAGAAAAATCTTGAAAGACGAAAAAGAGATAACCTGCAGACCTGCAGATTTGATTTTGCCAGAGCTTGAAAATGCAAAAGAAAAGATTAAGGAGTATATTGAAAATGATACTGATGTGGTAACTTACTGTTTATTCCCTCAACTTGCAGAAAATTTTTTCAAATTAAGGTTCGCAAAAAAATACAAGGTTGACGCTGATCTTGTTCAGGGTAACAAAGTGTATCCTGTGTAAAATAAGGAAGGACATAAAATAGTGTTCTTCCTTTTTTTCTTTATAAAATGCTCTTATAAGAATATAAGCATTGTGATATAATTAATTAAAAAGATAACAAAAAACGAATAGGATGTGGGATTTAAAAATGGAAAACGAAAAGCTTGAACTTATCTCTTCAATGGAATTTGAAGAAAATGTTCCAATCTATAAAATAATAGATTTTCTTAATAAAAGTTTGAAAGACAAAAATATTATTGTGGGGCTTTCAAGAAACCACAATAAGATTGTTATAAGTATATACCAAACATAAGGAGAAATGCAAAATGACTTATGATTTAGAAGCAAGGATAATTGAGCTTATGCCAGAGTTTAGTAAAGGGCAGAAAAAAATTGCTCAGTTTATTTTAGAACATGGAGAAAAAGCAGCATATATGACAGCACTTGCGCTTGGCAATTCAGTTGGTGTAAGTGAATCCACTGTTGTAAGATTTGCTGAGAGGCTTGGTTTTGAAGGTTACCCTGAGTTCCAGCGAGCTTTACAAGAGCTTATGAAAAGCAAGCTTACGTCAGTGCAAAGGGTAGAACTTTCTGCAAGTAGAATAAACGAAAAAGAGGTTTTAAAAAGTGTTCTCCTTTCTGACATGGACAAGATAAAGCAGACATTAGAACAGATAGACGAAAATGTTTTCAACCATGTTGTGGATGAGATAGTAAATGCAAAAAGGATATACATTATTGGAATTAGAAGTTCAGCAGCATTGGCTGATTTTTTAGGTTTTTATTTAAATATGATTTTGGACAATGTCAAGGTTATCACAACAAGTGGCATCAGTGATATTTTCGAACAGGTATTTAGAATTACAAGTGATGATTTAATAATTGGTATTAGTTTCCCGAGGTATTCAAAGCGCACTTTAAAGGTTTTGCAGTATGCAAAAAAACAGGGTGCTAAGATAGTTTCACTTACAGATAGCAAAATATCACCTCTATGTAAGTACAGTGACTATGTTCTTATTTGCAGAAGTGATATGGTGTCGTTTGCTGATTCGCTGGTAGCACCGCTGAGTGTAATAAACGCATTAATTGTTGCGACAGGTCTTAGGAAAAAAGAAGAGGTTGCAAAGACACTTGAAAAACTTGAAGAAATATGGGACGAGTTTCAGGTATATGAAAAGGAAAACAGGTGATGCAGCTTGAAAAGAATTTATTTGGTAAGACATGGTGAGACTGACTGGAATAAGCTCAACCTTGTTCAAGGTTCAATTGACACAGAGCTTAATTCAACTGGTATTGAACAGGCAAAAAAGATTGCTGAGAGGCTTAAAAATAAGAAGATTGATATAATATTTTCAAGTACATTAAAAAGGGCTTATACTACGGCAAGTTATATAAAATCTTATCATCCCCAAACTTTATTTGAAACTTCTGAAAAACTCAATGAGATAAATTTTGGCGAGTGGGAAGGTTTGAGCTTTGAGGAGCTTGAAAAGAAATACTCTCAGACATACTTGATGTGGAAAGACAATCCCGATAAGGCCATATTCCCAGGTGAAGGCAATCTCAATGTTGTTATGAAAAGAGTTAAAAGTTTTTATGATGAGGTTTTGCAGAAAGATTATAGTAATATTGTAGTTGTTACTCACGGTGGGATAGTAAAACTTTCAATCATACATCTTTTGAACCTTCCTCTTGATTTTTACAAAAAGTGCTGGATTGGGAATGCAAGTTTGAGTATTGTTGATATAAAAGGAGAAAGGACAATGTTAAGTCTTCTTAATGATATGTCTCATTTAACATCAGAACACGTTCGTCCAATAATTTAAATAAAAAGTGGGGTATATAAAGTGGTGGAAAAAAAAGAGTTTGGTAGCAAGGATGTTTCAAGAGCAGCTATTTTGATGGCCTTGAGCCAGAATAGACAAGAAGAAAAGAAGATTCAAGAAGATTTTTCTAAAATAGGAATAAGATGTGCAGCAGTAGATTTTGGTGGAGAATTTATAACCTCTGTTATGAAAATTGTTGAAAAAGCAGTTGTTGCTGCCAAGAGAGAAGGTGTTATAAACGAGGTACATCAAGAGGAAGGAGCTGTTGCAGGAGCAACAAGAGAAGCAATATCTCAAATTATGCAAAAAGCAATTGGCCTTAATGTGGGTGGGAAGATTGGCATTGCAAGGTTTGAAGAGCATGTTGCAGTTGCCATATTTTTTGGGATAGGACTTTTACATTTAAATGAGGTGGCAATAGGACTTGGTCATAGAGTTATATAAAAGTTTTTGTGCAAAAGATGAAAGAATTAGTAGGGGGAATAATCTTGGTTTTTGCAATAAGAGGTGCTACAACTGTTGAGAATGATTGCAAAGAGGAGATTGTCAAATGTACTCAAGAACTTTTGAATGAAATTATACTTAGAAACAATCTTAAAAAAGAAGAGATTGTTTTTATTTTGTTTACAATGACCAAAGACCTAAAATCGGCTTTTCCAGCATATGCAGCAAGACTCATGGGATTTGTGGATATTCCTCTTATATGTGCTCAAGAGCTTGACATTGAAGGAGCGCTAAGTAGATGTATTAGGCTTCTTATGCTTGTCCAAAGAGATAATAGCTTTACTCCTAAACATGTTTATTTGAAAGAAGCAACAAAACTCAGGGAAGACTTAACTTGCGAGAAAGGTGAAGATTTATGAAGAAGATTAACATTGCAATTGATGGTCCTGCAGGAGCAGGAAAAAGTACAATTTCAAAGCTTTTAGCAAGCCAGCTTGGATATATTCATATTGATACAGGGGCAATGTACAGAGCTGTGGGGCTCAAAGTATTAAAGAACAATATCTCTCCGCATGACAGAAAAAAAATTGTTGAGATTTTAAACTCAACTGATATACAAATAAAACTTGTGGATGGCAGGCAGCTTGTCTTTTTAGATGGTGAAGATGTCACAGAAAAAATTCGCCAGCCCGAGGTTTCAATGTATGCATCTGACGTGTCAAAAATAAGAGAAGTACGAGAAAGACTTGTAAAGATGCAACAAGAATTAGCAAAACAAAAAGGGGTTATAATGGACGGAAGAGATATAGGAACTCATGTTCTACCAAATGCTGAGCTAAAAATCTTTTTAACAGCCACGGCAGAGGAAAGAGCAAAGAGAAGGTTTTTGGAACTGAAGCAAAAAGGCTATGATGTAGATTACTATCAACTTTTAGATGAAATAAAGAAAAGGGATCAAAATGATATGACAAGAGAGTTTGCCCCTTTGAGAGTAGCTGAGGATGCCATTGTCATAGATTCGACTTCTCTTTCAATTGAAGAGGTCTTGCAAAAGGTTTTAGAGCTTTTTTACAAGGTGGTCAAAAATGAAGTATAATTTTTTTCTCAACCTTATTCGGAAGGTTGCTTTTATCATTTTAAAGTGTATCTTTTTCATAAGAGTTGAAGGGAAAGAAAATATACCAGAAGGTCCTTTTATTATCTGCGCAAATCACAGAAGTTATCTTGATCCAGTTTTGATTATACTTATATTCGACAGGCGAGTATATTTTATGGCCAAAAGTGAACTTTTTAAAATATGGTGGCTTGCACCAATCATCAAAGCTTTTGGAGCTTTCCCTGTCAAGCGTGGCAAAAGCGATATTGGAGCAATAAAAAAAGCTATAGAGGTTATAAGGTCTGGCAATATTCTGGGTATTTTCCCAGAAGGAAAAAGAAACAGGACAAAAGAAATTATTTTAAAAGGTGAAAAAGGCGTTGCAACTGTAATTAAAGCAACAGGTGCAAAGGTCTTACCAGTTGGTATTTCTGGAAAGGTAGTTCCATTTGGTAGGATAAAAGTGAGAATCGGAAGGCCAATGGAATTTAGAGATAATAGTATGGATAATCAAGAGATTGTTGATACAATTATGAATGAAATTAAAGAACTTATCCTAAAATAAAGGAAGAGGGGAAGTAAAAAGAATGATTATTAAGGTTGCGCAAAGCGCTGGATTTTGTTTTGGTGTTCAAAGGGCAGTAGAAGGCGTTTTGGCATGGGCGAAAGCAAATAAGGGAAAATCTATAAAGGTGTATGGAATGTTAATACATAATAGTTATGTTATAGATAAATTGAAAGATTTAGGTGTAAAAGTTGTAGAGGATATTGAGCAAATTGGGAAAGAAGATATAATTTTTATTCGTTCTCACGGTGTTTCAATGGAGGAGTATGCCGAGATTGAAAAAAGGGCAGATAAAGTTTATGACTTTACATGCCCATATGTTAAAAAGATTCACGAGATTGTAATGGAACATTCAGTGAACGGGTATGATATAATTGTTGTTGGAGATATGAACCATCCTGAAGTAAAAGGAATTGTTGGGCATGTTGGAAATAATAGAAAATGTTTTGTTGTAGATAGCATTGAAAAAGTAAAAGAAGCGATTAATCAAATTGAAGGCAAAGCTGCAGTTGTCTGTCAGACCACGTTTGACGGAAAAAAATGGAGTGAAATAAGAGAATTTTTAGAGTCTCATACAAATTATAAAGTGTTCGATACCATATGCAAAGCAACAATAAACAGGCAAAAGGAAGCACAAGAGCTTGCCCAGCATGTAGACATAATGTTGGTGGTCGGTGATAAGAAAAGTTCTAATACCAACAAATTGTATAAGCTTCTGAAGGAGATAAAACCCACATTTTTTATTGAAAAAGTTGAAGATTTAGATTCAATAAAATTAGATAGCTATATAAAAAGCATTGGGGTGACAGCAGGTGCTTCCACTTCTCCTGAACAGATTGAAGAGGTGGTAAAACATCTGGAAGAAAAGTTTAATGAGATGAATCTGAAAGATTTTGAGAGACTTATTGATAGAAGCTTTTTGACAGTGCAAAGAGGTGAAGTTGTAAATGGCAGGATAATAAAAGTTGAGGAAGATTATCTACTTGTTGATATTGGTTACAAGGCAGAGGGTATAATTTACAAAGACGAGGTTATCAAGAATGGAAATGTAAATTTGAAGGACCTGTTTAAGATAGGTGAGGTAATTGAAGCAGTAGTGATAAAAGAGTCAGATGAAGAAGGAAATGTGGTTTTATCAAAGTATCGGGCAGATATACTTCACGGGTTTGAAGAGCTGCTTTCAAAATATGAAAATAAAGAAACTGTAAGAGTAATTGTTAAGTCAATTAAAGAAAAAAGCATTGTTTGTGATTTTAGAGGTACAAATGTTTATGTGCCAATTTCTCAGTGGGGTGAAGATGTTCAAACTTCTGATATAGGAAAGATATTTGAAATAGAAATCACAGATGTCAGCAAAGAAAAAAAGATCGCTTTTGGAAGTCGAAAATCTTTGTTAAAACAAAGAGAAGAGGAGAGATTTATTAAACAGATTAATTCTTTAGATTTTTCCAGAGAATACGAGGGCACTGTAGTTGAGATAAGAGAAAAAGGCATTGTGGTAAATTTTGAGAACCTACGAGGTTTTGTACCTGCAAGTGAAATTGGATATTTGAAAAAAGGTGCAGGAATTAAAAAATTATTTGAACTTGGCGAAAAAGTCAAGGTGAAGATTCTTGATATAGACAAGAATAAAAAACAGATTTATCTTAGCGTAAAAAAGACTCAAGATGATGAGTGGATAAAAAAGATTAAAAACTTGTATTTGGGAATGCTTGTTGACTGTGAAGTGACAAAGGTGTTACCTTTTGGACTTGTTGTATGGATTACAGAACATGATGTTGATGGTTTTGTTCACGTTTCAAATATTCCCCTTGGATACAACCAAAGACCACATAACCTGTATAAAGTTGGAGATAGCTTGAGAGCAAAGGTTATAGAGATTGATGAAGAAAAGCGAAGGATTGCGTTGTCTTTAAAAGATTTGCACGAAGAAGAAAACATAGATACTGAGCATAATGAAGACTTTGTGATAACACTCGCTGATTTTGTGAAGAATATAAAGTTAGAACAATAAAATTTGATCTTTTAAGAGCCTATGAAGATTTCATTTTCTATCTTGAAAAACAAACCCGTCCTTAATTTAGATAACAAGATAACAGGAAAAGTAGAAGACATGTTACTCAGAGATGACAAGGTGATTGGGTTTAAAGTACGAGTCAAAAATTCATTTAAAATACCATCGTGCGCATATGTGCCGACAGAGGACATTGAGTCTATAAACAATCAACTTATGATTGTCCGCAGCATTCATACTTCCATTGACAGCTTTCCATTTTTAAGAGCACAAGAAATTTTTTTGAAAGAAGTAATAGACGAAAATGGGTTTTTGATAGGGATTGTAATTGACATTATATTTAACGCAGAGAACTTTAAAATTGTAGAATATCAGGTTTCAGAGAGTATTTGGAGTTATATAAAAAATAAAAAAATAATATTGAGCCCTGAGGAAATAATATTAAGAGAAAATAAAATATTAAGCTGAGGTGTGAAATCTTGAAAAGAATTTCTGCAAAACATGTATTGATAGGAAGCATAGTAGGCGGGATTATATCTGCCATGCTGTCCCAGGCATCTCCAAGGAGAATGAAAAATAAACTTTTAAAAAGAATGATTACTAAAAAGCTGATGGCTATGCTAAATAAGCTTTTGTGATAGGGAAGGTTTTCTTCCCTACTTTTTTAATATTTTAAGGGATAAGAATAATTCTATTTGAGGTGTTAAAAAGTGCACATAATAAAATTGGTCAAAAGATATTTTACAGATATATTGTTCATAGCTCTAATTGCAATTGTTATCTATTTTTTTACTAATATGAAGGCATTTTGGCCGATTCTGATTCCATTTTTGATTGCACTATTTTTGTCATATCTCTTAAAACCTTGCGTAGATTTTTTAGAAACAAAGATTCGGTCAAGAGATATCTCAATCCTGATTTCGTTTGCAATAATCTTTGGTATCACCATTATGGTATTTGTATATTTTATTCCTTTATTTGTTAGCGAAACTAAGCAGCTTATCCAAAACATTCCTGATTATATAATACTAATTCAAAAATGGTTTTTTGAGATTGATTCTAAACTTTTGAATAAACTAAACATTGATATTAAAGAAATACTAAACGCTAATTCAATCAATATCGAAGGAATTTCCAAACAAACATTATCAATATTTTTAAACATTGTAAAGAGTATTTCCTCTAACATTTTGTATTATCTTCTTATTCCTATTATATCTTTTTATATCCTGAGGGATTGGAAAAGGTTAGTCATGTGGATAAAATGGTTATTACCCGAGAAATACAGAAAAGAAGGACTTTATATCTTTGTTGATATAAATAGGGTTCTTCATCAGTATATTCGAGGGCAGCTTCTTGATGCCTTTATAGTTGGACTGCTCAGCTTTGTAGGATTTTCTCTGCTTTCTGTAAGATATGCAGCTCTTTTGGGTGTAATAACTGGTATTGGCAATTTGATTCCCTATTTTGGACCAATATTTAGCAGTATTCCAGCAGTGATAATAGCACTTTCTGACTCTTACATAAAGGCTATATTGGTTGTGATTTTTTTAGTCCTACTTCAGCAAGTTGACAGTTTTATCATATCCCCACGAGTTATTGGTTCAAAAGTCGGGCTTCATCCTCTTACCATAATTATAGTTATAATCTTAGCAAACAAAATATTTGGGTTTATTGCAATGTTCTTTGCTATTCCTATTGCTGCAGTAATAAAAATTATATTTATTAATATCATGAAAAGGATAAAATCTGAGAAGATTGAGTGAATATTGTTGACTTTGTAATTTGGCTTTAATAAAATTTTGATTGTATTGAAAAATTATAAAAACTACCTTCTAAAAAATATCAAAAGGAAAGGCTGATTGAAAGATGTACATGTCTACAGACGAGATAAGAGAAAAATTTCTCCAATTTTTCGAATCAAAAGGTCATTTGAGACTGCCAAGTTTTTCGCTTATTCCTAAAAATGATAAGAGTCTTCTTCTGATAAACGCTGGAATGGCACCATTAAAACCATATTTTTTGGGAATTGAAGAACCTCCTCGCCGAAGGATTACCACATGCCAAAAATGCATAAGAACACCAGATATCGATAGAGTAGGTAAAACAGCAAGACATGCTACTTTCTTTGAAATGCTGGGTAATTTTTCGTTTGGTGATTATTTCAAGAGAGAAGCTATTATCTGGGCGTGGGAGTTTGTTACAGAGGTTTTAAAACTTCCAAGAGAGAGGTTATGGGTTACAATATATGAGGAAGACGACGAGGCATTTGAAATTTGGCACAAAGAGGTAGGCTTAGAGCCAGATAGAATCAAAAGAATGGGTAAAGAGGATAACTTCTGGGAAATAGGAACAGGACCTTGCGGACCATGTTCTGAGATATACTTTGATAGAGGCGAGGAAAAGGGTTGTGGCAGGCCCACTTGCGGTATCGGATGTGATTGTGACAGATTTGTTGAGTTCTGGAATCTTGTTTTTACTCAGTTTGATAAGGATGAAAATGGTGTATACCACAGGTTAAAAAATCCAAATATTGACACAGGTATGGGGCTTGAGAGAATTGCAGCAATTATGCAAGAGGTTGACTCTCTTTTTGACATTGATATAGTGAAGGCTATTCGTGACAAGGTATGTGAAGTCACAGGCTATGACTACGGAAAAGATGCAGAAAAAGATGTATCGGTTCGTGTCATCACAGACCATATTCGCGGCACAGTGTTCATGATTGGTGATGGTATTTTGCCTTCAAACGAAGGAAGAGGGTATGTCTTGAGAAGGCTTATAAGGCGTGCTGCACGACACGGTAGGATGCTTGGTAAAAAAGAAGCGTTCCTGCACCTCATTGTAGACACGGTTGTAGAGTCTTACAAAAATCCGTATCCGGAACTTGTTCAAAAAGCTGAGTATATAAAGAAAGTGCTCTATAACGAGGAGAGCAGGTTCAATCAGACAATTGATGTTGGGCTTGAGATACTTGAGAGTGAGATTGAGAAGCTTAAAAAGAACAAGGAAACAGTTTTAAATGGTGAAATTGCATTTAAGATGTACGACACTTACGGATTTCCTCTTGACCTCACAAAAGAGATAGCTGCAGAAAAGGGGATTATTATTGACCAAGAGAGATTTGATGAGCTTATGCAGCAGCAAAAGGAAAGGGCAAGAGCTGCTCAAAAAGAACTTGAAAATGCTGGGTGGAAGGATATAAACATTGTCATT
The sequence above is drawn from the Caldicellulosiruptor bescii DSM 6725 genome and encodes:
- the aroH gene encoding chorismate mutase; this encodes MVFAIRGATTVENDCKEEIVKCTQELLNEIILRNNLKKEEIVFILFTMTKDLKSAFPAYAARLMGFVDIPLICAQELDIEGALSRCIRLLMLVQRDNSFTPKHVYLKEATKLREDLTCEKGEDL
- a CDS encoding HutP family protein; translation: MVEKKEFGSKDVSRAAILMALSQNRQEEKKIQEDFSKIGIRCAAVDFGGEFITSVMKIVEKAVVAAKREGVINEVHQEEGAVAGATREAISQIMQKAIGLNVGGKIGIARFEEHVAVAIFFGIGLLHLNEVAIGLGHRVI
- a CDS encoding histidine phosphatase family protein; amino-acid sequence: MKRIYLVRHGETDWNKLNLVQGSIDTELNSTGIEQAKKIAERLKNKKIDIIFSSTLKRAYTTASYIKSYHPQTLFETSEKLNEINFGEWEGLSFEELEKKYSQTYLMWKDNPDKAIFPGEGNLNVVMKRVKSFYDEVLQKDYSNIVVVTHGGIVKLSIIHLLNLPLDFYKKCWIGNASLSIVDIKGERTMLSLLNDMSHLTSEHVRPII
- a CDS encoding PRC-barrel domain-containing protein, with product MKNKPVLNLDNKITGKVEDMLLRDDKVIGFKVRVKNSFKIPSCAYVPTEDIESINNQLMIVRSIHTSIDSFPFLRAQEIFLKEVIDENGFLIGIVIDIIFNAENFKIVEYQVSESIWSYIKNKKIILSPEEIILRENKILS
- a CDS encoding AI-2E family transporter, with the protein product MHIIKLVKRYFTDILFIALIAIVIYFFTNMKAFWPILIPFLIALFLSYLLKPCVDFLETKIRSRDISILISFAIIFGITIMVFVYFIPLFVSETKQLIQNIPDYIILIQKWFFEIDSKLLNKLNIDIKEILNANSINIEGISKQTLSIFLNIVKSISSNILYYLLIPIISFYILRDWKRLVMWIKWLLPEKYRKEGLYIFVDINRVLHQYIRGQLLDAFIVGLLSFVGFSLLSVRYAALLGVITGIGNLIPYFGPIFSSIPAVIIALSDSYIKAILVVIFLVLLQQVDSFIISPRVIGSKVGLHPLTIIIVIILANKIFGFIAMFFAIPIAAVIKIIFINIMKRIKSEKIE
- a CDS encoding YpmA family protein; its protein translation is MENEKLELISSMEFEENVPIYKIIDFLNKSLKDKNIIVGLSRNHNKIVISIYQT
- a CDS encoding oxaloacetate decarboxylase subunit alpha; protein product: MGVKITETILRDAHQSLIATRMTTEQMLEIAPVLDQVGYYSVECWGGATFDACLRFFNEDPWERLKRLRTAFKKTKLQMLLRGQNLVGYRHYSDDVVEEFVKKAIYYGIDIIRIFDALNDIRNIEMALKITKKEKGHAQVAISYTVSPYHTIENYVNLAKQIEELGADSICIKDMAGLLSPFDAYKLVKALKEQVKLPIHLHTHYTTGFGSMTYLKAVEAGVDGIDTALSPLALGTSQPPTETIVYALENTEYAPKLDLEKINEASEYFKVLREEYIRKGLLDPKVLSVDINALHYQIPGGMLSNLISQLKEQGQEDKLDEVLKEVPEVRKDFGYPPLVTPTSQIVGTQAVLNVIAGERYKLVTKETKAYFKGEYGKPPAPVNEEVKRKILKDEKEITCRPADLILPELENAKEKIKEYIENDTDVVTYCLFPQLAENFFKLRFAKKYKVDADLVQGNKVYPV
- the ispH gene encoding 4-hydroxy-3-methylbut-2-enyl diphosphate reductase, with the translated sequence MIIKVAQSAGFCFGVQRAVEGVLAWAKANKGKSIKVYGMLIHNSYVIDKLKDLGVKVVEDIEQIGKEDIIFIRSHGVSMEEYAEIEKRADKVYDFTCPYVKKIHEIVMEHSVNGYDIIVVGDMNHPEVKGIVGHVGNNRKCFVVDSIEKVKEAINQIEGKAAVVCQTTFDGKKWSEIREFLESHTNYKVFDTICKATINRQKEAQELAQHVDIMLVVGDKKSSNTNKLYKLLKEIKPTFFIEKVEDLDSIKLDSYIKSIGVTAGASTSPEQIEEVVKHLEEKFNEMNLKDFERLIDRSFLTVQRGEVVNGRIIKVEEDYLLVDIGYKAEGIIYKDEVIKNGNVNLKDLFKIGEVIEAVVIKESDEEGNVVLSKYRADILHGFEELLSKYENKETVRVIVKSIKEKSIVCDFRGTNVYVPISQWGEDVQTSDIGKIFEIEITDVSKEKKIAFGSRKSLLKQREEERFIKQINSLDFSREYEGTVVEIREKGIVVNFENLRGFVPASEIGYLKKGAGIKKLFELGEKVKVKILDIDKNKKQIYLSVKKTQDDEWIKKIKNLYLGMLVDCEVTKVLPFGLVVWITEHDVDGFVHVSNIPLGYNQRPHNLYKVGDSLRAKVIEIDEEKRRIALSLKDLHEEENIDTEHNEDFVITLADFVKNIKLEQ
- a CDS encoding MurR/RpiR family transcriptional regulator, with amino-acid sequence MTYDLEARIIELMPEFSKGQKKIAQFILEHGEKAAYMTALALGNSVGVSESTVVRFAERLGFEGYPEFQRALQELMKSKLTSVQRVELSASRINEKEVLKSVLLSDMDKIKQTLEQIDENVFNHVVDEIVNAKRIYIIGIRSSAALADFLGFYLNMILDNVKVITTSGISDIFEQVFRITSDDLIIGISFPRYSKRTLKVLQYAKKQGAKIVSLTDSKISPLCKYSDYVLICRSDMVSFADSLVAPLSVINALIVATGLRKKEEVAKTLEKLEEIWDEFQVYEKENR
- a CDS encoding lysophospholipid acyltransferase family protein; translation: MKYNFFLNLIRKVAFIILKCIFFIRVEGKENIPEGPFIICANHRSYLDPVLIILIFDRRVYFMAKSELFKIWWLAPIIKAFGAFPVKRGKSDIGAIKKAIEVIRSGNILGIFPEGKRNRTKEIILKGEKGVATVIKATGAKVLPVGISGKVVPFGRIKVRIGRPMEFRDNSMDNQEIVDTIMNEIKELILK
- the cmk gene encoding (d)CMP kinase — its product is MKKINIAIDGPAGAGKSTISKLLASQLGYIHIDTGAMYRAVGLKVLKNNISPHDRKKIVEILNSTDIQIKLVDGRQLVFLDGEDVTEKIRQPEVSMYASDVSKIREVRERLVKMQQELAKQKGVIMDGRDIGTHVLPNAELKIFLTATAEERAKRRFLELKQKGYDVDYYQLLDEIKKRDQNDMTREFAPLRVAEDAIVIDSTSLSIEEVLQKVLELFYKVVKNEV
- the alaS gene encoding alanine--tRNA ligase — translated: MYMSTDEIREKFLQFFESKGHLRLPSFSLIPKNDKSLLLINAGMAPLKPYFLGIEEPPRRRITTCQKCIRTPDIDRVGKTARHATFFEMLGNFSFGDYFKREAIIWAWEFVTEVLKLPRERLWVTIYEEDDEAFEIWHKEVGLEPDRIKRMGKEDNFWEIGTGPCGPCSEIYFDRGEEKGCGRPTCGIGCDCDRFVEFWNLVFTQFDKDENGVYHRLKNPNIDTGMGLERIAAIMQEVDSLFDIDIVKAIRDKVCEVTGYDYGKDAEKDVSVRVITDHIRGTVFMIGDGILPSNEGRGYVLRRLIRRAARHGRMLGKKEAFLHLIVDTVVESYKNPYPELVQKAEYIKKVLYNEESRFNQTIDVGLEILESEIEKLKKNKETVLNGEIAFKMYDTYGFPLDLTKEIAAEKGIIIDQERFDELMQQQKERARAAQKELENAGWKDINIVIDEDIETIFVGYDTLKQEAKILKIFLDNEEPAYAKEEDVCFVILDKTPFYAESGGQVADKGILEGEGVLAEVLDVKKGPRGTILHKVKVLKGEITVLSSVVAKVDEELRLAAMKNHTATHLLHSALRKILGQHAQQSGSQVTPDRLRFDFAHYEPLSEEQLIEIEEMVNNIIQQAIPVEKIVTDLDSALRMGATALFDEKYSNVVRVIKIGDFSMELCGGTHVDNTGQIGMFKIISESSVAAGVRRIEAITGNKVYEFILNTQQTLKQLRSKVKASTDSEIISKIEQLENKIKNLEVEIEKYKLLVVENELSSLFGKAVDYGEFKLIVNRKKTDDMDYVKLLTDKIKEKDSKAIVLNILEQSSKVTVLMSCSKEAVKKGVDCGKVVKEICSVLGGKGGGRPDFAQGGGNDISKIDMAVQTAENILKDILKGSAQK